The proteins below come from a single Lineus longissimus chromosome 5, tnLinLong1.2, whole genome shotgun sequence genomic window:
- the LOC135488281 gene encoding uncharacterized protein LOC135488281 isoform X2, with protein sequence MAELENKSNEPGADDFLIAADLTLYSNPVNRFMASAKAQKAEQQAKQNAISGNSGKKEETEAPKQQHHGAKHTRAEAESIAADLTLYRGPMAALDAMHENQRVRNIQDGKRDDHHHYNKK encoded by the exons ATGGCAG AACTAGAGAATAAATCGAATGAACCAGGTGCAGACGATTTTTTGATCGCAGCCGACCTGACGCTCTACTCGAACCCCGTCAATCGATTTATGGCCTCAGCCAAGGCGCAGAAGGCAGAGCAGCAGGCCAAACAAAATGCAATCAGTGGAAACAGCGGCAAGAAAGAGGAAACCGAGGCGCCAAAACAACAGCATCATGGTGCAAAGCACACTCGGGCAGAGGCGGAATCTATTGCAGCGGACTTGACGTTGTATAGAGGACCGATGGCTGCGCTTGATGCCATGCACGAAAACCAGAGGGTCCGTAACATCCAGGACGGGAAAAGGGACGATCATCACCACTACAATAAAAAATAG
- the LOC135488281 gene encoding uncharacterized protein LOC135488281 isoform X1 — protein MSKVTACPKDEQFEGKMLCGKSTSPQEDRKHYARVHQTQVVVPKARPEDQSIWTGGSQLENKSNEPGADDFLIAADLTLYSNPVNRFMASAKAQKAEQQAKQNAISGNSGKKEETEAPKQQHHGAKHTRAEAESIAADLTLYRGPMAALDAMHENQRVRNIQDGKRDDHHHYNKK, from the exons ATGTCTAAAGTTACTGCTTGCCCGAAAGACGAGCAGTTTGAGGGGAAGATGCTTTGTGGCAAGAGTACTTCTCCTCAGGAGGATAGGAAGCATTATGCCCGGGTCCATCAGACCCAAGTCGTAGTACCAAAAGCACGACCAGAAGATCAATCTATTTGGACGGGAGGAAGCC AACTAGAGAATAAATCGAATGAACCAGGTGCAGACGATTTTTTGATCGCAGCCGACCTGACGCTCTACTCGAACCCCGTCAATCGATTTATGGCCTCAGCCAAGGCGCAGAAGGCAGAGCAGCAGGCCAAACAAAATGCAATCAGTGGAAACAGCGGCAAGAAAGAGGAAACCGAGGCGCCAAAACAACAGCATCATGGTGCAAAGCACACTCGGGCAGAGGCGGAATCTATTGCAGCGGACTTGACGTTGTATAGAGGACCGATGGCTGCGCTTGATGCCATGCACGAAAACCAGAGGGTCCGTAACATCCAGGACGGGAAAAGGGACGATCATCACCACTACAATAAAAAATAG
- the LOC135488405 gene encoding myogenic factor 5-like gives MATGMQSCRFVDLQPNFDFRNNIASLSVSAMSAPPFAAGGSRMDTGRDSFSRGINYLIPRRMPILDSDKVGIDYKDSSGRNVSRNSAKTPRDKADVMILSDMSGSYNRKSQLHQRSQCDSDDSSQSCDKSKKVPLYDSCVDQDDGDSGSTGPSPSFKSDDASDSDAEESCIPHVYAPGSGHRRCLLWACKACKKKTVSVDRRKAATMRERRRLHKVNAAFEALKRRTSSNPNQRLPKVEILRNAIDYIESLEDMLRGNKIATDANNFCNFDQAGLNLNETSWYFDKFGQNGGRVAHYTGFQENGPATSSIDRLSYIVDNIRPSNMPSPMSSLANNARDNLIRK, from the exons ATGGCCACTGGAATGCAAAGTTGTCGCTTTGTGGATCTTCAACCGAACTTTGATTTTCGCAACAACATTGCGTCACTTTCTGTTTCTGCCATGTCTGCCCCTCCATTCGCAGCAGGAGGTTCTAGGATGGACACAGGACGTGACAGTTTTTCACGAGGAATCAATTACCTCATACCCAGAAGAATGCCTATTTTAGATTCGGACAAAGTTGGCATCGATTACAAGGATTCCTCTGGTCGCAACGTGTCCCGAAACAGTGCAAAAACGCCTCGGGATAAAGCTGACGTCATGATTCTATCAGACATGAGTGGCTCTTACAACAGAAAAAGCCAGCTACATCAGCGGAGCCAATGTGACTCGGACGACAGTTCTCAAAGCTGCGACAAAAGCAAAAAGGTTCCGTTGTACGATTCCTGCGTGGACCAGGACGATGGAGATAGTGGTTCAACTGGACCGAGCCCGAGCTTCAAGAGTGATGATGCGTCAGACTCTGACGCGGAGGAGTCCTGTATACCTCACGTCTATGCCCCAGGGTCGGGGCACCGCCGTTGTCTGCTCTGGGCCTGCAAAGCATGCAAGAAGAAGACAGTGAGCGTTGACAGACGGAAGGCTGCGACCATGCGGGAAAGGAGACGCTTACACAAGGTGAACGCAGCGTTCGAGGCGTTGAAGCGGCGGACAAGTTCCAACCCAAATCAGCGTCTGCCCAAGGTTGAGATATTACGCAACGCTATCGATTATATTGAGAGTTTGGAAGACATGTTGCGGGGAAACAAGATCGCTACGGATGCGAACAACTTCTGCAACTTCGATCAAGCGGGACTG AACCTGAACGAAACAAGCTGGTACTTTGATAAGTTTGGACAAAATGGTGGAAGGGTTGCCCATTACACTGGATTTCAAG AAAATGGCCCTGCCACCTCCAGCATAGATCGACTGTCCTACATCGTGGATAACATCCGTCCTTCCAACATGCCCAGCCCGATGTCGTCACTCGCCAATAACGCAAGGGACAATCTCATTCGAAAATGA